The window GCGGGTCGGGATTGACGACGCGTGGCTCGCCCACTCGCTCGAGGACCGGCAGGTCGGTGATCGAATCCGTGTAGAAGTAGCTCCGGCGGAGATCCACGCCGTGACGCTCGGCGAAGCGCTCCGCCCAGTAGATCTTGCCCGCTCCGTAGCAAACCGGGTGGACCGCCTCGCCCGTGAAGCGGCCGTCGCGCACGACGAGCTGCGTGACCAGCACGTGGGCGATGCCGAGGTCCGCGGCCAGCGGCTCGGCCAGGTAACGCGTGGCGCTGGTCAGAATCGCGGGGACGTGCCCAGCGCGGCGGTGCGCCTCCACGGCCGCCGCCATGGCGGGGTAGATGTACGGCCGGACCGTCCGCGCGTACCACGCCTCACAGTCGCGCTGCACGAGCTCCTCGACGCGGCCCGAGATCCACGCCATCGAGGCCCCGAGCGCCCGCTCGACGTCGAGCAGCCCGAGCTTGTAGCGCGCGAGGTAGTAGAGGGTGCGCGCCATGTCGCGCCGCCGGGCCTGACCCGTGCGCCGCAGGTGCCGCATGTAGAGGGGCGCAGAGTTGCGCGCGATCAGCGTGCCGTCGATGTCGAAGAGCGCGGCAACCACGACCGGCTAGGCGCGCTCGACCACCATCGCGATCCCCTGGCCGCCGCCGATGCAGAGCGAGGCGACGCCGAGCCGGGCGTCGCGCGCGCGCATGGCATGGAGCAGGGTCACGAGGACGCGGCCGCCGCTCGCGCCGATCGGATGGCCGAGCGCGATCGCACCGCCGTTCACGTTGACGCGGTTCTTCGGGATGCGGAGCTCGCGCAGCACACCGAGCGACTGGGCCGCGAAGGCCTCGTTCAGCTCCCAGAGGTCGATCTCCTCGCGACGGAGCCCGGCGCGCTCGAGCGCCTTCTCGGAGGCCGGCCACGGCCCCATGCCCATGATGGACGGATCGACGCCGGCCGACGCGTAGGACCGGATCGTCGCCAGGGGCTCCAGGCGGAGCTCCTTCGCCTTGCGCTCGGACATGACCACGACGGCCGCGGCACCGTCGTTGATCCCCGAGGCGGTCCCCGCGGTGACCGTGCCGTCGGGCTTGAAGGCGGGCTTGAGGGCCGCGAGCCGCTGGACGGTCGTGTCGGCCCGCGGGTGCTCGTCGGTGTCGAAGGTGACCGTCTCGCCCTTCTTGGCGGGAATCTCGACGGGCACGATCTCGGCCTTGAAGGCGCCCGATTTGATCGCGGCGGCGGTCTTCGCCTGGCTCTCGGCTGCGAACTCGTCCTGCTCCTCGCGGGAGATGCCGTACTTGCTGGCGATGTTCTCCGCCGTGATGCCCATGTGGACGAAGGTGATGGGGCAGGTGAGCCCGTCCGCGATCATCGAGTCGAGGAGCTTGTCGTGCCCCATGCGGATGCCGAAGCGGGCCTTCTGGAGGAGGTACGGCGCGCCGCTCATGCTCTCCATGCCGCCGGCGACGATGGCGTCCGCCTGCCCGAGCTCGATCGCCTGCGCCGCCAGCACGACCGCCTTGAGGCCCGAGCCGCACGCCTTGTTGACGGTGAAGCTCCCGACCTCCTTCGGGATGCCCGCCTCGAGCGCCGCGACGCGCCCGGGGTTGAGCCCGAGGCCGGCGGGGAGCACGTGACCGAGGATCACCTCCTCCACCTGCCCGGGCCCGAGGGTGGCCCGCCGCACGGCATCCCGCACGGCGATCGCGCCGAGCTTCGTGGCCGGGAGCTGTGCGAGCGCGCCGCCGAGCGTGCCGATGGCGGTGCGGGTCGCGCTGACGATGACTGGACGGGCCATGGTATGTTGCTCTCCTCTCGTGCGGGGCGCCGACACGCACCGGTCGCGTTGTCGCTATAGCACACGGTCGTTCGGCTAAGCTATCGGCGGCACTGCCGGGAGAGCAAGATGGCGATCGAGGGCACGACCGCTGACCTGCCACGGACCGGGAACGGGCACCGGGTGGCGCTGGTCATGTCGGGTGGCGGCGCGCGCGGGGCCTACGAGGCGGGCGTCCTGCGCTACCTCCTCGACGATCTGCCGCACCGGCTCGGGCGACCCGTCCATTTCGACATCGTGACGGGCTCGAGCGTCGGAGCCATCCATGCCTGCTACGTCGCCGCCACGATCGGCCAGCCGGCCGCCGGGCTGCGACTGGCCGACATCTGGCGATCGCTCGAGGTGAGCGGCGTGTACGAGCTCGGCGCCGCCGACCTCGTCACCGTGCCGCTGCGTCTGCTCGGGCTTGCCGGGCCGCAGAGGTATCCCCCCGAGCCGGGCATCCCGG is drawn from Deltaproteobacteria bacterium and contains these coding sequences:
- a CDS encoding HAD family hydrolase, translated to MVAALFDIDGTLIARNSAPLYMRHLRRTGQARRRDMARTLYYLARYKLGLLDVERALGASMAWISGRVEELVQRDCEAWYARTVRPYIYPAMAAAVEAHRRAGHVPAILTSATRYLAEPLAADLGIAHVLVTQLVVRDGRFTGEAVHPVCYGAGKIYWAERFAERHGVDLRRSYFYTDSITDLPVLERVGEPRVVNPDPLLRRAAVRRGWPVVRLRLEGGEPLPAVGG
- a CDS encoding acetyl-CoA C-acetyltransferase, whose product is MARPVIVSATRTAIGTLGGALAQLPATKLGAIAVRDAVRRATLGPGQVEEVILGHVLPAGLGLNPGRVAALEAGIPKEVGSFTVNKACGSGLKAVVLAAQAIELGQADAIVAGGMESMSGAPYLLQKARFGIRMGHDKLLDSMIADGLTCPITFVHMGITAENIASKYGISREEQDEFAAESQAKTAAAIKSGAFKAEIVPVEIPAKKGETVTFDTDEHPRADTTVQRLAALKPAFKPDGTVTAGTASGINDGAAAVVVMSERKAKELRLEPLATIRSYASAGVDPSIMGMGPWPASEKALERAGLRREEIDLWELNEAFAAQSLGVLRELRIPKNRVNVNGGAIALGHPIGASGGRVLVTLLHAMRARDARLGVASLCIGGGQGIAMVVERA